Proteins from one Coffea arabica cultivar ET-39 chromosome 8c, Coffea Arabica ET-39 HiFi, whole genome shotgun sequence genomic window:
- the LOC113703443 gene encoding oleosin Ara h 15.0101, whose product MSDQQKPTDQQDPTSQRLPEPTQTSKQVVRLITATTIGAALLGLSALILTGTVLALILATPVLVIFSPILVPAAALLFLFTVGFLFSGGCCVAAIAALTWIYKYVARNNAPRSDQLQLDHGRMKIASPATDNAEG is encoded by the coding sequence ATGTCTGATCAGCAAAAGCCCACAGATCAGCAAGATCCCACATCCCAGAGGCTCCCTGAACCAACTCAAACATCAAAGCAAGTCGTTAGGCTGATAACAGCAACAACTATAGGTGCTGCGTTGCTTGGATTATCTGCATTGATCTTAACCGGGACGGTGCTGGCCCTGATCCTGGCCACCCCAGTTTTGGTTATTTTTAGCCCAATTCTTGTCCCAGCTGCTGCATTGCTTTTCTTATTCACTGTGGGATTCTTGTTTTCTGGTGGCTGTTGCGTGGCTGCAATAGCTGCTCTGACATGGATATACAAGTATGTGGCTAGAAATAATGCTCCTCGCTCGGACCAGCTTCAGCTTGATCATGGCAGGATGAAGATTGCAAGCCCAGCTACCGACAATGCTGAAGGCTGA
- the LOC140013877 gene encoding uncharacterized protein, with amino-acid sequence MDRLTEDAGVFGHKVYYGWENNSFKRIDNSRKLHGYILKTAGSIREVILYLEISFHEILVQQLGNDAYKVDKNEEGLASGKDGKHDHEERGNDNSDSDSANESFFSPVDSDYNQSEEDDADFNDNIDTNAEWFGVSYYKELKTNLAKQGQVEANLVQSEDNDVAPDSESDFESLHGSDDENGSNRCVVFNPKDMDNPKLKLKMFFSTIKECKLAITNYSVRQGRPCKFVKQDLVRLRAKCRSEGCNWHIYARKFDGEGSVQIRTFEDTHKCGFTYQNPLVNSGWVGRKYCEEFRSNPKVDVEHFRKTMMKENKCSFTKKQTYRARKKALDIIHGSESDQYSKLGPYMHEIQKSNPGSSIILKTVDGTSKGQQRFQRLYMCFHGVKQGFLVGCRTLIGVDGTFLKGIAGGVLLIAVGLDGNNGIFPIAYAVVEGENKESWTWFFKLLKEDLKIERDYEWTIMSDKQKGLVQACIHVFPNAAHKFCVKHLHSNFSTAGFKGEALRRALWAAAKATTPAEFVRKMEEMAAIDLDAAKWFDDKPPSQWSRAYFSTHSKCDMLLNNICECFNGKILDAREKPIIEMMELLRLYMMQRMQQNRDIARQKWKEYMYCPRIIERVQKRMDKATQCFPFKSNDDLYEVSCPYGDHYAVNIKEQTCSCRRWELTGIPCPHAIAALWLAQKDPMLYVSS; translated from the coding sequence ATGGACAGATTGACTGAGGATGCTGGTGTGTTTGGTCACAAAGTGTACTATGGTTGGGAGAATAATAGCTTTAAAAGGATAGACAATAGTAGAAAATTGCATGGATATATTCTAAAGACTGCTGGTTCAATTAGGGAAGTTATCTTGTACCTTGAAATCTCATTTCATGAAATTTTGGTTCAACAACTTGGCAATGATGCTTATAAGGTTGATAAGAATGAAGAAGGTCTTGCTAGTGGTAAAGATGGTAAACATGATCATGAAGAGAGAGGAAATGATAACAGTGATTCTGATTCAGCCAATGAGTCTTTCTTCTCACCAGTAGATTCTGATTATAATCAAAGTGAAGAAGATGATGCTGATTTCAACGATAACATAGATACAAATGCTGAATGGTTTGGTGTCTCATACTATAAGGAATTGAAAACTAATTTGGCAAAACAAGGACAGGTTGAAGCTAATTTGGTTCAGTCTGAGGATAATGATGTAGCCCCTGACTCtgaatcagattttgagagtttgcATGGGTCTGATGATGAAAATGGTAGTAATAGGTGTGTTGTGTTCAATCCCAAGGACATGGATAAtccaaaattgaaattaaagATGTTTTTTAGTACCATCAAAGAGTGCAAGTTAGCTATTACAAACTACAGTGTAAGACAGGGGAGGCCTTGTAAATTTGTGAAGCAGGATTTGGTTAGATTGAGGGCAAAATGTAGAAGTGAAGGCTGCAATTGGCATATTTATGCTAGAAAATTTGATGGAGAAGGAAGTGTGCAAATTAGGACATTTGAGGACACTCACAAATGTGgctttacatatcaaaatccACTTGTAAATTCTGGTTGGGTTGGTAGAAAGTATTGTGAGGAGTTTAGATCCAATCCTAAGGTAGATGTAGAGCATTTTAGAAAAACAATGATGAAGGAAAACAAATGCTCCTTCACAAAAAAACAAACATATAGGGCTAGAAAAAAGGCTTTGGACATTATTCATGGTAGTGAAAGTGACCAATACAGCAAGTTAGGACCGTACATGCATGAAATTCAGAAATCTAATCCTGGTAGTTCTATCATATTAAAGACTGTAGATGGCACTTCAAAAGGGCAACAAAGATTCCAAAGACTTTACATGTGTTTTCATGGAGTGAAACAAGGATTTTTGGTTGGGTGTAGGACATTGATTGGGGTAGATGGCACATTTTTGAAAGGAATAGCAGGGGGTGTTCTATTGATTGCTGTTGGACTAGATGGTAATAATGGCATTTTTCCTATTGCATATGCTGTAGTTGAGGGTGAAAACAAGGAATCCTGGACATGGTTCTTCAAGTTACTCAAAGaagatttgaaaattgaaagagATTATGAATGGACAATCATGAGTGACAAGCAAAAGGGACTAGTTCAGGCTTGTATTCATGTTTTTCCAAATGCAGCTCATAAGTTTTGTGTAAAGCACTTACACAGCAACTTTTCTACTGCTGGGTTCAAAGGGGAAGCTTTAAGGAGAGCATTGTGGGCTGCTGCAAAGGCAACTACACCAGCAGAATTTGTtaggaaaatggaagaaatggcAGCAATTGACTTGGATGCTGCCAAGTGGTTTGATGATAAACCACCATCTCAATGGAGCAGAGCTTACTTTAGCACCCATTCGAAATGTGATATGCTATTGAATAATATTTGTGAATGTTTCAATGGCAAGATTTTGGATGCTAGAGAGAAACCAATCATTGAAATGATGGAATTATTAAGGTTGTATATGATGCAACGAATGCAGCAGAATAGAGACATTGCAAGACAAAAATGGAAAGAGTATATGTATTGTCCTAGAATCATTGAGAGAGTACAAAAGAGAATGGATAAGGCAACACAATGTTTTCCTTTCAAGTCAAACGATGATTTGTATGAAGTTTCCTGTCCATATGGTGATCATTATGCTGTGAACATTAAAGAGCAAACTTGTTCATGTAGGAGATGGGAGCTGACAGGAATTCCTTGTCCCCATGCAATTGCTGCACTTTGGTTAGCTCAAAAGGATCCCATGTTATATGTATCCAGCTGA
- the LOC140013706 gene encoding uncharacterized protein isoform X1 gives MMTIEKLSIKKLMVKLRGQADFHRFKMSCQSSLQHFCLFLLILAAPAFSQSSVVNTKVLHVGKELLKETLPLQSGSCLYQLQGLKSNMWYEVKISYPASIPASFSIELKNASSDLELNFGRKLLNTEKLIFKTDNLESLADQGGLYVLVSVMPEGVVAIPGAKERKYILFNIVCDELFLGIPHKAWYVAILVLLCLVIAFLIPSFLPPYLLSKNQESRGAKDS, from the exons ATGATGACAATTGAAAAGTTATCAATCAAGAAATTGATG GTAAAACTTCGAGGCCAGGCAGATTTTCATCGCTTCAAAATGAGTTGTCAATCAAGCCTACAGCATTTTTGCCTTTTTCTGCTCATTCTCGCTGCCCCAGCATTCAGTCAGAGCAGTGT GGTCAACACAAAAGTGTTGCATGTCGGCAAGGAGCTATTGAAGGAAACTCTACCACTACAAAGTGGCTCCTGCTTATATCAACTGCAAGGGCTAAAATCAAATATGTGGTATGAAGTGAAGATATCATATCCCGCTTCT ATACCGGCTAGTTTCTCTATAGAACTTAAAAACGCAAGTTCTGATCTGGAGCTGAACTTTGGAAGGAAATTGCTGAATACAGAGAAGCTAATTTTCAAAACTGACAATCTGGAATCGCTGGCTGACCAG GGTGGATTATATGTTTTAGTGAGTGTGATGCCAGAGGGAGTTGTTGCCATACCAGgagcaaaagagagaaagtACATCTTATTTAACATAG TTTGTGATGAACTATTTTTGGGCATTCCTCACAAGGCCTGGTATGTGGCGATATTGGTATTGCTTTGCTTGGTTATTGCATTCCTGATCCCATCTTTTCTCCCACCATACCTTCTATCGAAGAATCAAGAGTCACGTGGAGCTAAAGATTCATAG
- the LOC140013706 gene encoding uncharacterized protein isoform X2, whose protein sequence is MSCQSSLQHFCLFLLILAAPAFSQSSVVNTKVLHVGKELLKETLPLQSGSCLYQLQGLKSNMWYEVKISYPASIPASFSIELKNASSDLELNFGRKLLNTEKLIFKTDNLESLADQGGLYVLVSVMPEGVVAIPGAKERKYILFNIVCDELFLGIPHKAWYVAILVLLCLVIAFLIPSFLPPYLLSKNQESRGAKDS, encoded by the exons ATGAGTTGTCAATCAAGCCTACAGCATTTTTGCCTTTTTCTGCTCATTCTCGCTGCCCCAGCATTCAGTCAGAGCAGTGT GGTCAACACAAAAGTGTTGCATGTCGGCAAGGAGCTATTGAAGGAAACTCTACCACTACAAAGTGGCTCCTGCTTATATCAACTGCAAGGGCTAAAATCAAATATGTGGTATGAAGTGAAGATATCATATCCCGCTTCT ATACCGGCTAGTTTCTCTATAGAACTTAAAAACGCAAGTTCTGATCTGGAGCTGAACTTTGGAAGGAAATTGCTGAATACAGAGAAGCTAATTTTCAAAACTGACAATCTGGAATCGCTGGCTGACCAG GGTGGATTATATGTTTTAGTGAGTGTGATGCCAGAGGGAGTTGTTGCCATACCAGgagcaaaagagagaaagtACATCTTATTTAACATAG TTTGTGATGAACTATTTTTGGGCATTCCTCACAAGGCCTGGTATGTGGCGATATTGGTATTGCTTTGCTTGGTTATTGCATTCCTGATCCCATCTTTTCTCCCACCATACCTTCTATCGAAGAATCAAGAGTCACGTGGAGCTAAAGATTCATAG